A genomic region of Bactrocera dorsalis isolate Fly_Bdor chromosome 3, ASM2337382v1, whole genome shotgun sequence contains the following coding sequences:
- the LOC125777339 gene encoding protein insensitive-like, whose amino-acid sequence MDSSMNSTVNYGNTNESSESALDLRQIPAISTITGGRRPIYDFPDLKTRKKTGNKRSSAADFQLKRRREFDIRYNGVVKTPKLNQTTSPAREEAPRVDIERPTVQTPRNIGSLMRHLQARFPTNFVNGLPNRLNSGIISNPHSTVATIAARPINNADASNIENNLEESPYVQIGPHGTRVSKVDLASINWTEASLATRKLLTFLFDRQTLATHTLSGKLSPAFRDRQLKAQLDPLKVADIKHYVKQKTNCSEREIRSAITNKCADTAKAIRRRRMSKVKLETSL is encoded by the coding sequence ATGGACTCATCCATGAACAGCACTGTGAATTATGGAAACACAAATGAATCGTCAGAAAGCGCACTTGATTTACGGCAAATTCCGGCAATCTCAACAATAACTGGCGGCCGAAGACCAATATATGATTTCCCAGATCTAAAAACTCGCAAAAAAACAGGCAACAAAAGATCATCGGCAGctgattttcaattaaaaaggcGACGAGAATTTGATATAAGATACAATGGTGTAGTGAAAACACCAAAATTGAACCAAACCACTTCTCCAGCGCGAGAAGAGGCACCCCGCGTTGATATCGAAAGACCAACGGTGCAGACCCCACGAAATATTGGTAGCCTTATGCGACACCTACAAGCTCGATTCCCCACTAATTTTGTTAATGGATTACCAAATCGATTGAATAGCGGCATTATATCGAACCCACACTCTACAGTAGCAACCATTGCAGCGCGTCCAATAAACAATGCGGACGCATCTAATATAGAGAACAATCTCGAAGAGTCCCCGTATGTCCAAATAGGCCCACACGGCACACGCGTATCCAAAGTGGATTTGGCATCAATAAACTGGACGGAAGCATCACTTGCCACGCGAAAACTTCTGACTTTTCTATTTGACCGTCAAACGCTTGCGACGCACACACTCAGTGGCAAACTCTCCCCAGCATTTCGTGACCGACAATTGAAGGCGCAACTAGATCCACTGAAAGTAGCTGATATAAAACATTATGTGAAACAAAAGACTAACTGTTCAGAACGTGAAATTCGCAGCGCAATAACTAATAAATGCGCCGACACCGCGAAAGCTATCAGAAGGCGGAGGATGTCCAAAGTGAAGTTAGAGACATCGTTGTAA